The following proteins come from a genomic window of Varunaivibrio sulfuroxidans:
- a CDS encoding FtsW/RodA/SpoVE family cell cycle protein — MSTTFARTDTSLIGRWWWTVDRWTLAAVIVIAAIGAVLTMAASPSVAERIGYDAFHFVRRQFVFLPAGMVLMVAVSLLSPRGVRRLAVLMCAVSLILMIAVLLVGVQTKGAARWISIAGLSVQPSEFVKPAFAVLAAWMFAEQRVGNDLPGYALASGLFVVVVGLLLLQPDVGMSIVVGAVWAVEFFLAGLPLVLVGAIALMFLGGGVGAYFVFDHVRIRVDRFFDPALGGGYQVTKALDAFSNGGLFGRGPGEGRVKELLPDAHTDFILAVAGEEFGLLLCLLIVGLFAFIVLRGFSKVFKGNDLFSLLAVSGLLVQFGLQAIINIASTTNLMPPKGMTLPFVSYGGSSTIALALTMGMVLALTRESPGAGGPR; from the coding sequence ATGAGCACCACGTTCGCACGCACGGATACCAGCCTGATCGGGCGCTGGTGGTGGACCGTCGATCGCTGGACCCTGGCCGCGGTGATCGTGATCGCCGCGATCGGCGCGGTTCTGACGATGGCGGCCTCGCCCAGCGTCGCCGAGAGGATCGGCTATGACGCCTTTCATTTCGTGCGCCGTCAGTTCGTGTTCCTGCCCGCAGGCATGGTCTTGATGGTGGCGGTATCTTTGCTGTCGCCCAGGGGCGTGCGCCGTCTGGCGGTTTTGATGTGCGCCGTCTCGTTGATTTTGATGATCGCGGTCCTTCTGGTCGGGGTGCAAACCAAGGGCGCCGCGCGATGGATTTCGATCGCCGGGCTGTCGGTGCAGCCGTCGGAGTTCGTCAAACCCGCCTTCGCGGTGCTGGCGGCGTGGATGTTCGCCGAACAACGCGTCGGTAACGATTTGCCGGGGTATGCGCTGGCCAGTGGATTGTTCGTCGTCGTCGTCGGCCTGTTGCTGTTACAGCCCGACGTTGGGATGTCGATCGTCGTCGGGGCGGTGTGGGCGGTGGAGTTTTTCCTTGCCGGGTTGCCGTTGGTTCTGGTCGGGGCGATCGCCCTGATGTTCCTGGGCGGCGGGGTCGGCGCGTATTTCGTCTTCGATCATGTCCGGATACGTGTCGATCGTTTCTTCGATCCGGCGCTGGGCGGGGGGTACCAGGTCACAAAAGCGCTCGACGCCTTCAGCAACGGCGGCCTGTTCGGGCGCGGCCCCGGCGAAGGGCGGGTCAAGGAATTGCTGCCCGACGCCCATACCGACTTCATTTTAGCGGTCGCGGGCGAGGAATTCGGCTTGTTGTTGTGCCTGTTGATTGTCGGTTTATTCGCCTTCATCGTCCTGCGGGGCTTTTCAAAGGTCTTTAAGGGGAATGATTTGTTTTCCTTGCTGGCCGTTTCGGGGCTTTTGGTCCAATTCGGACTGCAGGCGATCATCAACATCGCCTCGACCACCAACTTAATGCCGCCTAAGGGCATGACGCTGCCGTTTGTTTCGTACGGGGGGTCGTCCACCATCGCGCTGGCGCTGACCATGGGCATGGTGCTGGCGCTGACCCGCGAAAGCCCCGGCGCCGGAGGTCCACGATGA
- the murG gene encoding undecaprenyldiphospho-muramoylpentapeptide beta-N-acetylglucosaminyltransferase — MSAPLIVLAAGGTGGHVFPAEALADVLRARGCRLALVTDRRGRSFGGALGKSETHYVRAGGLAGKGTLARMRSLTALAMGTLQARRLIKRLRPDVVVGFGGYPSAPTMLAATFGGYPTIIHEQNAVLGRANRLLASRVTRIATSFDRAQGLGAAAPGKVVHTGMPVRPAIVEMREIPYVPPTDDAPINLFVLGGSQGAKILSTVVPDAVARVHGALRARLRIVQQCRPEDIDAVRAQYARLGVPAELASFFDDVPQRMAAAHLVISRAGASSIAEIAAVGRPSILAPYPHAVDDHQSENAHAVDDAGAGWLIPDRALTPETLAERFESLFSLPAILTTAAQCAREFGHVDAAERLADVVFSLIEETVRTVPSGVERSLS, encoded by the coding sequence ATGAGCGCCCCCCTGATCGTCCTCGCCGCCGGCGGCACCGGCGGGCACGTTTTCCCCGCCGAGGCCCTGGCCGACGTGTTGCGCGCGCGCGGGTGCCGCCTGGCATTGGTGACCGATCGGCGCGGTCGTTCGTTTGGGGGCGCGTTGGGAAAAAGCGAGACGCACTATGTGCGCGCCGGCGGTTTGGCGGGCAAGGGAACGTTGGCTCGGATGCGCTCGCTGACGGCCTTGGCGATGGGCACGCTTCAGGCGCGCCGTTTGATCAAGCGCTTGCGCCCCGACGTCGTTGTCGGCTTCGGCGGCTATCCATCGGCGCCGACCATGCTGGCGGCGACGTTCGGCGGCTATCCGACGATAATACACGAGCAAAACGCCGTGCTTGGGCGAGCCAATCGATTGTTGGCGTCCCGGGTGACGCGGATTGCGACATCATTCGATCGCGCCCAGGGTCTCGGTGCGGCGGCCCCCGGCAAGGTCGTTCATACCGGTATGCCGGTGCGCCCCGCGATTGTCGAAATGCGCGAAATTCCCTACGTTCCGCCGACCGACGATGCGCCGATCAATCTGTTTGTTCTCGGCGGATCGCAAGGCGCTAAAATCCTCAGCACCGTTGTGCCCGACGCGGTCGCGCGCGTCCACGGCGCCTTGCGCGCGCGCCTGCGTATCGTGCAGCAATGTCGCCCCGAAGATATCGACGCGGTGCGTGCGCAGTACGCGCGCCTGGGGGTTCCCGCCGAGTTGGCGTCCTTTTTTGACGATGTCCCGCAACGAATGGCCGCCGCCCACCTGGTTATTTCGCGCGCCGGGGCGTCGAGCATCGCCGAGATCGCCGCCGTCGGTCGGCCGTCGATCCTGGCGCCCTATCCCCACGCCGTCGATGACCATCAAAGCGAAAACGCCCATGCCGTCGATGACGCCGGGGCGGGCTGGTTGATCCCTGACCGGGCATTGACCCCCGAAACCCTGGCGGAGCGGTTCGAATCGCTGTTTTCCCTGCCCGCGATTTTAACCACCGCCGCCCAGTGCGCCCGCGAATTTGGACATGTGGACGCCGCCGAACGGCTGGCCGACGTGGTTTTTTCCCTGATCGAAGAAACGGTGCGAACGGTTCCTTCCGGCGTTGAAAGGTCGCTGTCATGA
- the murC gene encoding UDP-N-acetylmuramate--L-alanine ligase: MRALPLTIGTIHFVGIGGIGMSGIAEVLHNLGYKVQGSDQAEGANVVRLRALGIAVAIGHREENLGDCGVVVISSAVKADNPEVVSARKRLLPVVRRAEMLGELMRLKWSIAVGGTHGKTTTTSLIATVLDSAGFDPTVINGGIINALGTNARLGSGDWMVAEADESDGTFLKLPATIAVVTNIDPEHLDHYGSFDALRKAFDSFVENIPFYGFAALCIDHSEVQSLIPRVSDRRVVTYGFSPQADVRALNLRADAAGVIFDVQFTRRNDEESEILSAVRLPMFGEHNVQNALAAIAIAREMGIDNAVITTAFMGFEGVKRRFTRTGEIDGITIIDDYGHHPVEIAAVLKAARSASQGDVIAVVQPHRYSRLHNLFEDFCTCFNDADAVLVADVYAAGEGPIEGADKDALVAGLRHHGHRTVMALPGPDALAEIISDLARPGDLVVCLGAGSISQWANALPEQLRRLRYGAKSTWVAGRGDDGEGAS; this comes from the coding sequence ATGAGAGCGCTTCCCCTAACCATCGGCACCATTCACTTCGTCGGCATCGGCGGCATCGGCATGAGCGGTATCGCCGAGGTGCTGCACAATCTGGGCTACAAGGTGCAGGGCTCCGATCAGGCCGAGGGGGCCAACGTCGTCCGCCTGCGCGCCCTGGGCATCGCCGTCGCCATCGGCCACCGCGAGGAAAATTTGGGTGATTGCGGCGTCGTCGTGATTTCGTCCGCCGTCAAGGCGGACAACCCCGAGGTGGTCAGCGCGCGCAAGCGTCTGCTTCCGGTGGTGCGCCGGGCCGAGATGCTCGGTGAACTGATGCGCCTGAAATGGTCGATCGCGGTGGGCGGCACCCACGGCAAAACGACCACGACGTCGCTGATCGCCACCGTCCTCGACAGCGCCGGGTTCGACCCCACCGTGATCAACGGCGGCATCATCAATGCGCTGGGAACGAATGCGCGCCTGGGGTCGGGCGACTGGATGGTCGCCGAGGCCGACGAATCGGACGGCACGTTTTTGAAATTGCCGGCGACGATCGCGGTGGTCACCAACATCGACCCCGAGCATCTGGACCACTACGGTAGTTTCGACGCCCTGCGTAAAGCCTTCGACAGTTTCGTCGAAAACATCCCCTTTTACGGCTTCGCCGCCTTGTGCATCGACCATTCCGAAGTACAGTCGTTGATCCCCAGGGTTTCGGACCGCAGGGTGGTGACCTACGGCTTCAGCCCGCAGGCCGACGTACGCGCGTTGAACCTGCGCGCCGACGCCGCCGGCGTGATCTTCGACGTTCAGTTCACCCGACGCAACGACGAGGAAAGCGAGATATTGAGCGCCGTGCGTCTGCCGATGTTCGGCGAACACAACGTGCAAAACGCCCTCGCCGCGATTGCGATCGCCCGCGAAATGGGGATCGACAACGCCGTCATCACCACGGCGTTCATGGGGTTTGAGGGGGTCAAGCGGCGCTTCACCCGTACCGGAGAAATCGACGGCATCACCATTATCGACGATTACGGCCACCACCCGGTGGAAATCGCGGCGGTACTTAAGGCCGCCCGCTCGGCAAGTCAGGGCGACGTGATCGCGGTGGTGCAGCCGCACCGCTATTCCCGCCTACATAATTTGTTCGAGGATTTTTGCACCTGTTTCAACGACGCCGACGCGGTTTTGGTGGCCGACGTCTACGCGGCCGGGGAAGGCCCGATCGAGGGTGCCGACAAGGACGCCCTGGTGGCGGGTCTGCGCCATCATGGCCATCGCACCGTGATGGCCTTGCCGGGGCCGGACGCCCTGGCGGAAATCATCAGCGATCTCGCTCGGCCCGGCGATTTGGTGGTGTGCCTGGGAGCGGGCAGCATCAGCCAATGGGCGAACGCGCTTCCCGAACAACTGCGCCGGTTGCGCTATGGCGCGAAATCCACGTGGGTCGCCGGACGCGGCGATGACGGGGAGGGTGCGTCATGA
- the murB gene encoding UDP-N-acetylmuramate dehydrogenase, with translation MMAAMQSLSLIARLPAVRGRLSENADLSKNTWFRVGGPAEVLFKPADAEDLAAFLRGCPGDVAVTVIGVGSNILVRDGGVPGVVVRLGRGFVDIDVHGEEITVGAGALDASVALTALKEGLGGFEFLSGIPGAVGGALRMNAGAYGADMKAVVIAADAVDRTGTVHRLSGDDLGFGYRHCAVPEDWIFTRAHMRGRRTARRDIQAAMDAIRSAREDAQPLRTPTGGSTFRNPEGYKAWELIDRAGCRGLKRGGAMVSEKHCNFLINMGDATARDLEMLGEEVRARVLKICGVRLQWEIRRIGVDPHGAGDAPQPREATP, from the coding sequence ATGATGGCCGCCATGCAATCGTTGAGCTTGATCGCGCGTCTGCCCGCCGTGCGCGGTCGCCTGAGTGAGAACGCGGATCTTTCCAAGAATACTTGGTTTCGCGTCGGCGGCCCCGCCGAGGTGCTGTTCAAGCCCGCCGACGCCGAGGATCTGGCCGCTTTCCTGCGCGGCTGCCCCGGCGATGTCGCGGTGACGGTAATCGGCGTCGGCTCCAATATCCTGGTGCGCGACGGCGGCGTGCCCGGCGTCGTGGTGCGCTTGGGTCGGGGCTTCGTCGATATCGACGTTCACGGTGAGGAGATCACGGTGGGGGCGGGGGCGCTCGACGCCAGTGTCGCCCTGACGGCGCTCAAGGAAGGGCTTGGTGGCTTTGAATTCCTGTCCGGTATTCCGGGCGCCGTCGGCGGCGCTTTGCGTATGAACGCCGGGGCCTATGGCGCCGACATGAAAGCCGTCGTTATCGCCGCCGATGCGGTCGATCGCACGGGAACCGTTCACCGCCTAAGCGGGGATGATCTGGGTTTCGGCTACCGCCATTGCGCCGTTCCCGAGGATTGGATTTTCACCCGCGCCCATATGCGCGGCCGCCGGACGGCGCGCCGCGACATCCAGGCGGCGATGGACGCCATCCGCAGCGCTCGCGAAGATGCCCAGCCGTTGCGCACGCCGACCGGTGGCAGCACGTTTCGCAATCCCGAAGGTTATAAGGCTTGGGAATTGATCGACCGGGCGGGCTGCCGGGGGCTGAAACGGGGCGGTGCGATGGTCTCGGAGAAACACTGCAATTTCCTGATCAACATGGGCGACGCCACGGCGCGCGATCTGGAAATGCTCGGCGAGGAGGTCCGCGCACGCGTGCTGAAAATCTGCGGTGTGCGCCTGCAGTGGGAAATTCGGCGTATCGGCGTCGATCCGCATGGCGCCGGTGATGCGCCGCAACCACGGGAGGCCACCCCATGA
- a CDS encoding D-alanine--D-alanine ligase: MSKHVAVLMGGWSAEREVSLVSGAAVTNALHAKGYEVTSIDVQRDMGALLTRLYPRPDVVFNALHGRYGEDGCVQGLLDILGIPYTHSGLLASALAMDKPMSKRLFAAAGITVAEDKVVHRDAVLRGDAMARPYVIKPLNEGSSVGVHIVREGDNAPPFGQGGWPYGDTVMVERFIPGRELTVTVMGDRPLAVTEITTSHGFYDYDAKYETGGSHHILPAPVPEPVYQAALRQAMLGHTALGCRGVSRADFRFDGADLFMLEINTQPGLTPTSLAPEQARFVGVSFEDLVAWMVDHAECDR, translated from the coding sequence ATGAGCAAGCATGTCGCCGTTTTGATGGGCGGATGGTCCGCCGAACGCGAGGTTTCCCTCGTTAGCGGGGCCGCCGTCACCAACGCCCTGCACGCCAAGGGCTACGAGGTCACCTCGATCGACGTGCAGCGCGACATGGGCGCCTTGTTGACCCGCCTTTATCCGCGTCCCGACGTCGTCTTCAACGCCTTGCACGGGCGTTACGGCGAGGATGGCTGCGTGCAGGGATTGCTCGATATTTTGGGCATACCTTATACCCATTCGGGGTTGCTGGCTTCGGCCCTGGCGATGGACAAGCCGATGTCCAAACGCCTGTTCGCCGCGGCGGGGATCACGGTCGCCGAAGACAAAGTCGTGCATCGCGACGCGGTCCTGCGGGGTGACGCGATGGCGCGCCCCTATGTGATTAAGCCGTTGAACGAGGGTTCTAGCGTTGGGGTGCACATCGTGCGCGAAGGCGATAACGCCCCGCCATTCGGTCAAGGCGGTTGGCCTTACGGCGACACGGTGATGGTGGAACGCTTCATTCCCGGGCGGGAATTGACGGTGACGGTGATGGGCGATCGTCCCCTGGCGGTCACCGAAATCACGACATCCCACGGTTTTTATGATTACGACGCCAAATATGAGACCGGCGGTTCGCATCATATCTTGCCCGCGCCGGTGCCCGAGCCGGTTTACCAAGCCGCCTTGCGCCAGGCGATGTTGGGCCATACGGCCCTGGGTTGCCGGGGCGTGTCGCGGGCGGATTTTCGTTTCGACGGCGCCGATCTGTTCATGTTGGAGATCAATACCCAACCCGGATTGACGCCGACCTCTCTGGCGCCTGAACAGGCGCGTTTCGTTGGGGTGTCGTTCGAAGATCTGGTGGCGTGGATGGTCGATCATGCGGAGTGCGACCGATGA
- a CDS encoding cell division protein FtsQ/DivIB — protein sequence MSMLSFFSRKVRAKAEKTSPPPRRRVVPLWRTPMAVFAAVFLGGMSLGMTGWLLWQSGWMTRIYEQARWAAIARSADLGLTVKDILVVGRRMTARGDLLNAVRLSRGAPILAFDFKAARERIEQLPWVKTASVERMLPNTVVIRVHERTPMALWQNDGQFALIDEDGEVITRKHLERFADLFVVVGPDAPEHIGGLLEILSSQPALMRRVRAAVRVGGRRWDLRLAGGIAVRLPEKGALTAWKRLARYEREHDVLARDVRILDLRLPDRLIIRTSGGAKAVSASGSGRET from the coding sequence ATGAGTATGCTTTCCTTCTTTTCCCGTAAAGTTCGCGCCAAGGCCGAAAAAACGTCCCCGCCGCCGCGCCGCCGTGTGGTGCCGTTGTGGCGTACGCCGATGGCGGTCTTCGCTGCCGTTTTTCTCGGCGGAATGTCGCTGGGGATGACGGGTTGGTTGCTTTGGCAGAGCGGGTGGATGACGCGAATTTACGAGCAAGCTCGTTGGGCGGCGATCGCGCGCAGCGCCGATCTGGGGCTGACGGTGAAGGACATCCTGGTTGTCGGGCGGCGCATGACGGCGCGCGGCGATTTGTTGAACGCGGTGCGCCTAAGCCGCGGCGCGCCGATTTTGGCCTTCGATTTCAAGGCCGCGCGCGAAAGGATCGAACAATTGCCTTGGGTCAAAACGGCGTCGGTCGAACGGATGCTTCCCAACACCGTGGTGATCCGCGTGCACGAACGCACGCCGATGGCGTTGTGGCAAAACGACGGTCAATTCGCCCTGATCGATGAAGACGGCGAGGTGATCACCCGCAAGCATTTGGAACGCTTCGCCGATCTCTTTGTCGTCGTTGGTCCCGACGCGCCCGAGCATATCGGCGGATTATTGGAAATTCTGTCCAGTCAGCCGGCATTGATGCGTCGGGTCAGGGCCGCGGTGCGCGTTGGCGGCCGGCGCTGGGATTTGAGGTTGGCGGGGGGGATAGCCGTGCGTCTGCCCGAAAAAGGCGCGTTGACGGCGTGGAAGCGTCTGGCGCGCTACGAACGTGAGCATGACGTGTTGGCGCGCGATGTTCGGATCCTCGATCTGCGCCTACCCGATCGTTTGATCATTCGCACGTCGGGGGGCGCAAAAGCCGTTTCCGCATCCGGTTCGGGACGCGAAACATGA
- the ftsA gene encoding cell division protein FtsA, with protein MTKGALQTKTRTGLVAALDIGSTKMCCLIARVHGGEGVEVVGIGHQVSKGVRAGAIVNLEAAEASIRATVEAAEQMAGDNIRHVNVNLSGGDYRSRLIAYEVALSGHEIGDGDIRRILEASARECDMPPEHDVIHTVPVGYSIDGHKGVRDPRGMFGDRLGVNLHLVSASTGAVRNLKAGVERCHLGIENMLVGPYASALSVVSADERDLGVCVIDMGGGTTTIAVFFDGELVHVESIPVGGASVTNDIARGLATPIVHAERMKTLYGSAIASPSDDHEIIKAPLIGEEENVEINQVPRSMLVGIIRPRIEETFELVRDRLGAAGFDKLAGRTVVLTGGGCQLPGVQEMAGEILQKQIRIGRPRTLPGLAEMVSGPAFATAVGLLSYAASSSQDVAGRAYRPCEESDGRWSRLGRWIKENF; from the coding sequence ATGACGAAGGGCGCGTTACAAACGAAAACACGGACGGGCTTGGTCGCCGCGCTGGATATCGGTTCGACCAAGATGTGCTGTCTGATCGCTCGCGTGCACGGCGGCGAGGGCGTGGAGGTGGTGGGCATAGGCCATCAGGTCTCGAAGGGCGTGCGCGCGGGCGCGATCGTCAATTTGGAGGCGGCGGAGGCCTCCATTCGCGCCACCGTCGAGGCCGCCGAACAAATGGCGGGCGATAACATTCGTCACGTCAACGTCAATTTGTCGGGGGGCGATTACCGTTCGCGCTTGATCGCCTACGAAGTCGCCCTGTCCGGGCACGAAATCGGCGATGGCGATATTCGCCGCATCCTCGAAGCTTCGGCGCGCGAATGCGACATGCCCCCCGAGCACGACGTGATTCATACCGTTCCCGTGGGGTACAGCATCGACGGACACAAGGGCGTGCGTGATCCGCGTGGCATGTTCGGCGATCGCCTCGGCGTCAATTTGCATTTGGTGAGCGCATCCACGGGGGCGGTTCGCAACCTGAAAGCGGGCGTCGAACGCTGTCACCTGGGGATCGAGAACATGCTTGTCGGGCCTTACGCCTCGGCGCTGAGCGTGGTTAGCGCCGACGAGCGGGATCTTGGGGTTTGCGTCATCGACATGGGCGGCGGCACCACGACCATCGCCGTGTTTTTCGACGGCGAATTGGTGCATGTCGAAAGCATTCCCGTTGGCGGCGCCAGCGTCACCAACGATATCGCGCGGGGGTTGGCGACGCCGATCGTTCACGCCGAACGGATGAAGACCCTATATGGCAGCGCGATCGCCTCGCCGTCGGACGATCATGAAATTATCAAGGCCCCGCTGATCGGCGAAGAGGAAAATGTCGAAATTAATCAGGTGCCCCGTTCGATGTTGGTCGGAATCATCCGCCCGCGCATCGAAGAAACTTTTGAATTGGTGCGCGATCGCCTCGGCGCGGCGGGCTTCGATAAATTGGCCGGGCGCACCGTGGTTTTGACGGGGGGAGGATGTCAATTGCCCGGCGTCCAGGAGATGGCGGGAGAAATACTGCAAAAACAAATACGTATCGGGCGGCCGCGGACGCTTCCGGGGTTGGCCGAAATGGTCTCCGGGCCGGCGTTCGCAACTGCGGTGGGGTTGTTGTCGTACGCGGCGAGCAGTTCGCAAGACGTGGCGGGGCGCGCGTACCGCCCCTGTGAGGAGTCCGACGGCCGGTGGAGCCGCCTTGGGCGATGGATAAAAGAAAATTTTTGA